A genomic stretch from Papio anubis isolate 15944 chromosome 18, Panubis1.0, whole genome shotgun sequence includes:
- the DNASE1 gene encoding deoxyribonuclease-1 isoform X1, producing the protein MRGMRLLGALLALLALLQGAVSLKIAAFNIQTFGETKMSNATLVSYIVQCGVPRWHQSCSAPLWPCPQILSRYDIALVQEVRDSHLTAVGKLLDNLNQDAPDTYHYVVSEPLGRNSYKERYLFVYRPDQVSVVDSYYYDDGCEPCGNDTFSREPAIVRFSCPFTGSGRCTEVREFAIVPLHAAPEDAVAEIDALYDVYLDVQEKWGLEDVMLMGDFNAGCSYVRPSQWSSIRLRMSPTFQWLIPDTADTTATSTHCAYDRIVVAGTLLQDAVVPDSALPFNFQAAYGLSDQLAQAISDHYPVEVMLK; encoded by the exons ATGAGGGGCATGAGACTGCTGGGGGCTCTGTTGGCACTGTTGGCCCTACTGCAGGGGGCCGTGTCCCTGAAGATCGCAGCCTTCAACATCCAGACATTTGGGGAGACCAAGATGTCCAATGCCACCCTCGTCAGCTACATTGTGCAG TGTGGGGTCCCTAGGTGGCACCAGTCCTGCTCAGCACCACTGTGGCCCTGCCCCCAGATCCTGAGCCGCTACGACATCGCCCTGGTCCAGGAGGTCAGAGACAGCCACCTGACTGCCGTGGGGAAGCTGCTGGACAACCTCAATCA GGATGCACCAGACACCTATCACTATGTGGTCAGTGAGCCACTGGGACGGAACAGCTATAAGGAGCGCTACCTGTTCGTGTACAG GCCTGACCAGGTGTCTGTGGTGGACAGCTACTACTACGATGACGGCTGCGAGCCCTGTGGGAACGACACCTTCAGCCGAGAGCCAGCCATCGTCAGGTTCTCCTGCCCATTCACAG GGAGTGGCCGCTGCACAGAGGTCAGGGAGTTTGCCATTGTTCCCCTGCATGCGGCCCCGGAGGATGCAGTAGCTGAGATCGATGCTCTCTATGACGTCTACCTGGATGTCCAAGAGAAATGGGGCTTGGAG GACGTCATGTTGATGGGCGACTTCAATGCGGGCTGCAGCTATGTGAGACCCTCCCAGTGGTCATCCATCCGCCTGCGGATGAGCCCCACCTTCCAGTGGCTGATCCCTGACACCGCTGACACCACAGCTACATCGACGCACTGCGCCTACGACAG GATCGTGGTTGCAGGGACGCTGCTCCAGGACGCCGTTGTTCCCGACTCGGCTCTTCCCTTTAACTTCCAGGCTGCCTATGGCCTGAGTGACCAACTG GCCCAAGCCATCAGTGACCACTATCCAGTGGAGGTGATGCTGAAGTGA
- the DNASE1 gene encoding deoxyribonuclease-1 isoform X2, protein MRGMRLLGALLALLALLQGAVSLKIAAFNIQTFGETKMSNATLVSYIVQILSRYDIALVQEVRDSHLTAVGKLLDNLNQDAPDTYHYVVSEPLGRNSYKERYLFVYRPDQVSVVDSYYYDDGCEPCGNDTFSREPAIVRFSCPFTGSGRCTEVREFAIVPLHAAPEDAVAEIDALYDVYLDVQEKWGLEDVMLMGDFNAGCSYVRPSQWSSIRLRMSPTFQWLIPDTADTTATSTHCAYDRIVVAGTLLQDAVVPDSALPFNFQAAYGLSDQLAQAISDHYPVEVMLK, encoded by the exons ATGAGGGGCATGAGACTGCTGGGGGCTCTGTTGGCACTGTTGGCCCTACTGCAGGGGGCCGTGTCCCTGAAGATCGCAGCCTTCAACATCCAGACATTTGGGGAGACCAAGATGTCCAATGCCACCCTCGTCAGCTACATTGTGCAG ATCCTGAGCCGCTACGACATCGCCCTGGTCCAGGAGGTCAGAGACAGCCACCTGACTGCCGTGGGGAAGCTGCTGGACAACCTCAATCA GGATGCACCAGACACCTATCACTATGTGGTCAGTGAGCCACTGGGACGGAACAGCTATAAGGAGCGCTACCTGTTCGTGTACAG GCCTGACCAGGTGTCTGTGGTGGACAGCTACTACTACGATGACGGCTGCGAGCCCTGTGGGAACGACACCTTCAGCCGAGAGCCAGCCATCGTCAGGTTCTCCTGCCCATTCACAG GGAGTGGCCGCTGCACAGAGGTCAGGGAGTTTGCCATTGTTCCCCTGCATGCGGCCCCGGAGGATGCAGTAGCTGAGATCGATGCTCTCTATGACGTCTACCTGGATGTCCAAGAGAAATGGGGCTTGGAG GACGTCATGTTGATGGGCGACTTCAATGCGGGCTGCAGCTATGTGAGACCCTCCCAGTGGTCATCCATCCGCCTGCGGATGAGCCCCACCTTCCAGTGGCTGATCCCTGACACCGCTGACACCACAGCTACATCGACGCACTGCGCCTACGACAG GATCGTGGTTGCAGGGACGCTGCTCCAGGACGCCGTTGTTCCCGACTCGGCTCTTCCCTTTAACTTCCAGGCTGCCTATGGCCTGAGTGACCAACTG GCCCAAGCCATCAGTGACCACTATCCAGTGGAGGTGATGCTGAAGTGA